AAACAGCAAAGCCGATGTCCGTAATGAAGGCGGCCCACAGAGAAAGGTCCAACCACCATGCTACAAAGGGGACCGTGAGAATCAAGAGGCTTGCCTCAAAGCTCACGGCATGGATGCATCGGAGCCACGGTGGGCGATCATTCAGGCGACGCCCTAACTTCACGAGCAGGTGATCAAAGGCAATATTGAACAGATAATTACAGCCCATGGCTGTCAGGGAAATGACCATGGACATTGTCCCGACCTTGAGAATATCCCGTTCGAGAATCCAGGCGGCAAGGGGAACACAGGTGAGAAGACCAATGACTTCGAACATGATGGTGTGGCGGATTCTGTCCGCTTGGGTGCGCATGGGGGAGGTCATTACACGCGCTTCAATCGGTTGTCCATGACTTGAAATATCGAATATCAAAAGCTGTCGAAATCGGGATAATCATGGCCCCATTTATCATAAAAAGGCTTCAGTTTTCCCGCTTTGTGCAAAACCATTATCCCTTCATCAAACAGCTTCATGACAGCACGCCCCCGTTCCGTTTTGTTGAACACGGGGTGATACGACCGGGTGCCCACCTCCTGCGTGTCATACTCCAGACGGTTGAAGGAAAGACCTGACCGCTTGATGGAATCTTCAATGAACAGCATGTCGTCCACATAGAAATCCGAACGCCCCAGCAACACCATCTGCAGACATTTCACGCCTGAAGGCAAATCACGAAGATCCACAGGCACAGAGAAATCCCATTCATGGTAATATCCCAGCTGGCAGGCGACCGTCCTGTCACGCAGGGTTTCCACCCCGGACCACGGCCCAACAGCTGCCTTGTTAAAAAAGGCATAGTATTTATTCACATAAAGGGGATATCGAGATAGGCGCAACTGCTCGCTGGTGGCCCGATCATCACAGGTCATCATATCAGCCTGCCCAAGCAGAACCAATTCGTCACCTCTGTTCGTCGGAACATACTCATGCTTTACCGAGATTCCGTACAGAGAGAAAATTTCTCGTATGACCTCATGATACAACCCGGTTCCATCACTATTGGTGAAAGTCTCCCACTCAGGACCGGCGGTATAAGCCTCGACAAAATCTTCCCCATGCGCAGAGGCACTGAGCAAGGTCACAACAAGGAAGATAGGATAAAAAAACCAAGTTTTTAACAAACTTACACCTTATGAGATAGTTTTCCAAAGGACTATAATATATTCTGGAATAAATTGATACCCAGCGCACAATTCCACGTCTATTGAAAATCATATTCATTATTTTTGTGAGCATATGCTCATTTGTCTTGACGGTGCCATTCATGAGCGTATGGTCACTTCAACACTTGTTCATACAAAAGAGGGACCATGGGACGACGAAAGAAACGACGGATGGTGCATCAGGAACCCGATGCGACTTTTTATAAGCCGCAGGGGATCCCCATGCACAAACTGAAGAGTGCCACGATCACCTATGAAGACCTTGAAGCGCTTCGCCTTGCGGACGCCGAAGGGCTTTCTCAGGCGGACGGGGCGCAAGTGATGGGTGTTTCCCGAGCCACCTTCGGACGGATTCTCTGCGCAGCCAGGTCCATTGTAGCAACAGCGTTGACCAACGGCCTCGCCATCCGCATTGAAGGCGGCCATTACACCCTCACCTGCAAAGGGGCGTCTTGCCCCAAGATGCAAGCGGACAACTCGTCCACAACAAATGGAGAGGAAGCTATGCCAGGTATGAACGGAAACGGTCCAGGCGCCGGAGGCGGCGGTCGATGCATGGGTGGCCAAGGTCGCGGAATGGGCCAGGGTCAAGGTCAAGGACGCAAGTCGGGGCAAGGTCGCTGCGTAGGCGGTCAGGGTCGCGGCATGGGCGGCGGTGGCCGCGGAATGGGTGGTCAGGGCATGGGCGGCGGCAACGCCGGCATGAGTCGTGCCATGGGCACTGACAACAGCCCCCGACAAACCAACACAACACAACAATTCAAGGATACTACCGTGAAAAAAATTGCAATCACCAGTGAAGGCCCCACTCTGGGCGACAAGGTTGATCCCCGTTTTGGCAGAGCCGGTGGATTCGTCATCGTTGACCTCGACACCATGGGCGTCGAGTACGTGGACAACGGCTCTTCCCAGGCCATGGCTCAGGGTGCCGGAATCCAGGCTGCTGAAAACGTTGCCAACGCAGGTGCTCAAGTGCTCCTGACCGGCTATGTCGGTCCCAAGGCATTCACTGCCCTGCAGGCTGCCGGAATCAAGATCGGCCAGGACGTGGACGGCATGACCGTTGGCGAAGCCGTTGAAAAATTCAAGAACGGCGAAGTACCCATGGCAGACAACGCCAATGCACAGTCCGGGGGCAACAAGTGATCTATGCCGTAGCCAGCGGCAAGGGCGGCACGGGCAAGACAACCATGTCTTCGTCCCTGGCCGCCTTGTGGGGCTCTCCCATCGCTCTGGTGGATTTGGACGTTGAAGAGCCGAATCTGCACCTCTTTCTGAAGCCTGAACTGGATGATATCCAGAAGGCGTATATCGAGGTGCCCGAGGCCGACGAAGACAAATGCACCAAGTGCCGAGCCTGTGCCGACATTTGCCAATTCAAAGCAATCACAATCATGGCCGACACCCTGCTCATCTTCCCGGAGATGTGCCACGGATGCGGCGGTTGTCTCGAAGTCTGCCCGGAGGGCGCACTCACTCCCGGCAAACGGGAACTGGGTGAAATCTGCCGGGGAACAGCGGACGGCAACGCCTTCATCATGGGGCGCCTGCGCGTAGGCGAGGCCATGAGCCCTCCGCTCATGCGTCAAATCCGCACCGAATTTCCGGCACTCGGTGCCAAAGGTGACATCCTTATTGATGCTCCCCCCGGTGTGAGCTGTCCAGCCATTGCCGCTGTCATGGATGCTGACTGCATCGTGCTGGTCACGGAACCGACGCCTTTCGGATTCCACGACTTCAAACTCGCCTGGGAAGCATTCAAACCATTGGGCAAACCCATGGGAGCAGTCATCAACCGAGCCGGGATCGGCGACAATGTCGTACAGGACTTTTGCAGGGACAATGCCATTCCGATATGGGCGGAAATTCCCTACTCCCGCGAAGTTGCTGAAGCGTATTCCAGAGGTGACGTCATTGCCAAAGTCCTCAAGCCACTGGAACCGACCTTCACCGCCCTGCGTGAGAGCATGCGGGCCGCGGCCAAAACCGCCAAGGAGGCACGCCATGCATGAGGTCGTCATCATCAGCGGCAAGGGTGGCGCAGGAAAAACCTCTATCGCCGGAGCCTTCTCACACCTCGCGGACAAGGCCATCCTGTGCGACCTGGACGTGGACGCACCGGACCTGCACCTGCTCCTTGACCCTGAACATGAAAGCGAAGAATCCTTCATGTCCGGCAACGAAGCAGTCATAGACAATGAGCTGTGCGCCGGCTGCGGCCAATGCGCCGAACTTTGCCGATTCAACGCCGTCACCCAGAGGGACGGGCTTTTCACGGTAAATCCGATGTTGTGCGAAGGGTGCAAGGTCTGTGTGACACTGTGTCCGACCGAGGCCATTGATTTCCCGGTCAAGCACTGCGGACAGTGGTACGTGTCGAAAACCCGTTTCGGACAGATGGTTCATGCC
The genomic region above belongs to uncultured Pseudodesulfovibrio sp. and contains:
- a CDS encoding PACE efflux transporter, which encodes MRTQADRIRHTIMFEVIGLLTCVPLAAWILERDILKVGTMSMVISLTAMGCNYLFNIAFDHLLVKLGRRLNDRPPWLRCIHAVSFEASLLILTVPFVAWWLDLSLWAAFITDIGFAVFFLVYAYFYNWAYDAIFPMPADQPQSSSR
- a CDS encoding transporter substrate-binding domain-containing protein; translated protein: MTLLSASAHGEDFVEAYTAGPEWETFTNSDGTGLYHEVIREIFSLYGISVKHEYVPTNRGDELVLLGQADMMTCDDRATSEQLRLSRYPLYVNKYYAFFNKAAVGPWSGVETLRDRTVACQLGYYHEWDFSVPVDLRDLPSGVKCLQMVLLGRSDFYVDDMLFIEDSIKRSGLSFNRLEYDTQEVGTRSYHPVFNKTERGRAVMKLFDEGIMVLHKAGKLKPFYDKWGHDYPDFDSF
- a CDS encoding NifB/NifX family molybdenum-iron cluster-binding protein, whose product is MGRRKKRRMVHQEPDATFYKPQGIPMHKLKSATITYEDLEALRLADAEGLSQADGAQVMGVSRATFGRILCAARSIVATALTNGLAIRIEGGHYTLTCKGASCPKMQADNSSTTNGEEAMPGMNGNGPGAGGGGRCMGGQGRGMGQGQGQGRKSGQGRCVGGQGRGMGGGGRGMGGQGMGGGNAGMSRAMGTDNSPRQTNTTQQFKDTTVKKIAITSEGPTLGDKVDPRFGRAGGFVIVDLDTMGVEYVDNGSSQAMAQGAGIQAAENVANAGAQVLLTGYVGPKAFTALQAAGIKIGQDVDGMTVGEAVEKFKNGEVPMADNANAQSGGNK
- a CDS encoding ATP-binding protein; its protein translation is MIYAVASGKGGTGKTTMSSSLAALWGSPIALVDLDVEEPNLHLFLKPELDDIQKAYIEVPEADEDKCTKCRACADICQFKAITIMADTLLIFPEMCHGCGGCLEVCPEGALTPGKRELGEICRGTADGNAFIMGRLRVGEAMSPPLMRQIRTEFPALGAKGDILIDAPPGVSCPAIAAVMDADCIVLVTEPTPFGFHDFKLAWEAFKPLGKPMGAVINRAGIGDNVVQDFCRDNAIPIWAEIPYSREVAEAYSRGDVIAKVLKPLEPTFTALRESMRAAAKTAKEARHA